A genome region from Candidatus Methylomirabilota bacterium includes the following:
- the gltX gene encoding glutamate--tRNA ligase, whose translation MPERVRVRFAPSPTGHLHVGGARTALFNWLYARHHGGAFILRIEDTDRSRSTEENIGLITEALRWLGLDWDEGPPTPGYRQTERLEIYRAHAEQLLAGGRAYYCDCAPATLERERQAAQARKETFRYSGRCRDRGLRAGALRLRIPDTGTTIVDDLINGPITFEHSQLDDWILVRTDGTPTYNFSVVVDDVTMRISHVIRGNDHLSNTPKQILCYEALGYPVPAMAHVSMILGPDRSRLSKRHGATSVQAFRDAGIPAEAMVNYLARLGWSHGDQEIFSRDELIALFDIKDVAASGAIFDETKLLWLSHEYLKRLPGRELAALAAPFIRAAGFEPPPAARLAPIVDTLKERAKTLVELVQVGRYYFERPAAYEPKAAQTYLTAEGARRLALLAERLGALPVWDAAALEGVYRALTGELGLKLVDLAQLSRLAVTGGTASPPIFEVLALLGREEALARFARARAAVGGAA comes from the coding sequence GTCCGCGTGCGGTTCGCGCCGAGCCCGACCGGGCACCTCCACGTCGGCGGCGCCCGCACCGCGCTCTTCAACTGGCTCTACGCGCGCCATCACGGCGGCGCCTTCATCCTCCGGATCGAGGACACCGACCGCTCGCGCTCGACCGAGGAGAACATCGGCCTGATCACCGAGGCGCTGCGCTGGCTCGGCCTCGACTGGGACGAGGGCCCGCCGACGCCGGGCTACCGCCAGACCGAGCGCCTCGAGATCTACCGCGCGCACGCCGAGCAGCTCCTCGCGGGCGGCCGCGCCTACTACTGCGACTGCGCGCCCGCGACGCTCGAGCGCGAGCGGCAGGCGGCGCAGGCCCGCAAGGAGACCTTCCGCTACTCGGGACGCTGCCGCGACCGCGGGCTCCGGGCGGGCGCGCTCCGGCTCCGGATCCCCGACACGGGCACGACGATCGTGGACGACCTGATCAACGGGCCCATCACGTTCGAGCACAGCCAGCTCGACGACTGGATCCTCGTCCGCACCGACGGCACGCCGACCTACAACTTCAGCGTCGTCGTGGACGACGTGACGATGCGGATCTCCCACGTGATCCGGGGCAATGACCACCTGTCGAACACGCCGAAGCAGATCCTCTGCTACGAGGCGCTCGGCTATCCCGTCCCCGCGATGGCGCACGTCTCGATGATCCTCGGCCCCGACCGGAGCCGGCTCTCGAAGCGGCACGGCGCGACGTCGGTCCAGGCGTTCCGCGACGCCGGCATCCCGGCCGAGGCGATGGTCAACTACCTCGCGCGCCTCGGCTGGTCGCACGGCGACCAGGAGATCTTCTCGCGCGACGAGCTGATCGCGCTGTTCGACATCAAGGACGTCGCGGCCTCGGGGGCGATCTTCGACGAGACGAAGCTCCTGTGGCTCTCGCACGAGTACCTGAAGCGCCTCCCGGGGCGCGAGTTGGCGGCGCTGGCCGCGCCGTTCATCCGCGCCGCCGGGTTCGAGCCGCCGCCCGCGGCGCGGCTCGCCCCGATCGTGGACACGCTGAAGGAGCGCGCGAAGACCCTCGTCGAGCTGGTCCAGGTGGGCCGCTACTATTTCGAGCGCCCCGCGGCGTACGAGCCCAAGGCGGCGCAGACGTACCTGACCGCGGAGGGCGCGCGCCGGCTTGCGCTCCTGGCCGAGCGCCTCGGGGCGCTGCCCGTCTGGGACGCGGCGGCGCTCGAGGGCGTCTACCGCGCGCTCACGGGGGAGCTCGGGCTCAAGCTCGTGGACCTCGCCCAGCTCTCGCGCCTCGCCGTCACCGGCGGCACGGCCTCGCCGCCGATCTTCGAGGTGCTGGCGCTCCTCGGCCGGGAGGAGGCGCTGGCGCGGTTCGCCCGCGCGCGCGCGGCGGTGGGAGGCGCCGCGTGA